One Bacillus sp. 1780r2a1 DNA segment encodes these proteins:
- a CDS encoding GNAT family N-acetyltransferase, whose product MKQSIELVEINEKNWYECCQLEVMESQKEFMESNAVSILQSRFEPTLKAYAIHFENRIVGFLMYNSVMEELDAYWIYRIMIDQHFQGQGIGRLATELMLEQMKELSSVTKVVVGYHPSNERAHHLYESLGFIDEGERFGREMAVVKYIAR is encoded by the coding sequence ATGAAGCAATCTATTGAATTAGTCGAAATTAATGAAAAGAATTGGTATGAATGTTGCCAACTAGAAGTGATGGAATCGCAGAAAGAGTTTATGGAAAGCAACGCGGTTTCTATTTTACAGTCTAGGTTTGAGCCAACTTTAAAAGCATATGCTATTCATTTTGAAAATAGAATTGTTGGTTTTCTAATGTATAATTCCGTCATGGAAGAGCTTGATGCCTACTGGATCTATCGCATTATGATTGACCAGCATTTTCAAGGGCAAGGAATTGGTAGGTTAGCCACTGAACTGATGCTTGAACAGATGAAAGAGCTCTCAAGCGTAACAAAGGTAGTGGTAGGCTATCATCCAAGCAACGAAAGAGCGCACCATCTCTATGAATCGCTTGGATTCATTGATGAAGGAGAACGCTTTGGACGCGAAATGGCGGTTGTAAAATATATTGCACGTTAA
- a CDS encoding TetR/AcrR family transcriptional regulator, with protein MNEKDTQIIEAGMKLFATKGFSATSVQEIATESGISKGSFYLHFKSKDDLLLAILQHQFAIISEAFDKQTATNQSPREKFIHQQAAWFSHFINHREFFIMLAKEQAIPRNETVKKLLLEKQIEAHRYYRQSMLDIYGANIEDYSWDLTFLIDGMIHSYMRVILLSNQDVDLTKLANFILSRMDSIVKDIHNDTPLLTNDKANELLSRFLFDNETNLEKIVANLEEEIQKLDEEELFITLQVIKEEVTKEKPRIPVIQGMLSNFDDYPSLHHYRNVILGYYANKQ; from the coding sequence ATGAATGAGAAAGATACACAAATTATTGAAGCTGGAATGAAGTTATTTGCAACTAAAGGATTTTCAGCAACCTCTGTTCAAGAGATCGCAACAGAAAGCGGTATTTCAAAAGGATCATTTTACTTACATTTCAAATCCAAAGATGATTTATTATTAGCAATCTTACAGCACCAATTTGCGATAATTAGCGAAGCATTCGATAAGCAAACAGCGACCAACCAGAGCCCTCGCGAAAAGTTTATTCACCAGCAGGCTGCATGGTTTTCTCACTTTATTAATCACCGAGAATTTTTTATTATGCTTGCAAAAGAGCAAGCTATACCGCGAAATGAAACGGTTAAGAAATTACTTTTGGAAAAGCAAATAGAAGCACACCGCTATTATCGTCAAAGCATGTTAGATATTTATGGTGCTAATATAGAAGACTACTCGTGGGACTTAACCTTTTTAATTGATGGAATGATTCATTCATATATGCGCGTCATCTTGCTGTCGAATCAAGACGTAGATTTAACTAAGCTCGCAAATTTCATTCTAAGCAGGATGGATAGCATCGTAAAGGATATTCATAACGATACCCCCCTACTCACGAATGACAAAGCAAACGAACTATTATCTCGCTTCCTTTTTGATAATGAAACAAACCTTGAAAAGATTGTAGCCAATTTAGAAGAAGAAATTCAAAAGCTAGATGAAGAAGAGCTGTTCATAACGCTTCAAGTCATTAAAGAAGAAGTAACGAAAGAAAAGCCGCGAATTCCCGTCATTCAAGGAATGCTTTCAAACTTTGATGATTACCCTAGCCTTCATCATTATCGAAACGTCATTTTAGGCTATTATGCAAATAAACAATAA
- a CDS encoding methyl-accepting chemotaxis protein: MNWLHNMRTSMKLTTLIVIAALALGIVGYIGYDSLAKTARGGEIMYSEQLIPNQYINEIRTDNRALDSYTIELMMTTVGTRKRELNDQIKRTLQNQENTLNLLSNTKLPPEQKKKLQTVQDNMVQLRNARSEAINFAIQNRNEEAYNLFLSQVSPLRSVTNKELETLQNLNATQAKVIHDQNEQDLQSTSQLLLFVSIGTIILLISVGVAITLFITKPIHALKDTALLAADGDFTHKSTYRAKDEIGILTNAVNQMMDNTRAVIGKVNTTAEQVAASAEELSASSQQSTSASEHISTLMQELASGAASQVGNIEHGNQVINDMISSTNTVHSHVTNAVGTVEKTASMSLQGRSAITKVSEQMMSINEKVNGLNSVFKSLAERSEQIERINEVITTIASQTNLLALNAAIEAARAGEHGKGFAVVASEVRKLAEQSAHSAEQISSLISLIQRETSETTESIESVSNEVKEGMSIATEAGTSFTTINDAIMDLAAQIQEVTASIEEVSNGTTAVTNSIIQVKAVSEQAAGSTQNASAATQQQLASMEEITDSANSLAELAGELQESIRHFKV; the protein is encoded by the coding sequence ATGAACTGGCTACACAATATGAGAACGTCCATGAAGCTAACAACGTTAATTGTAATAGCAGCTCTAGCATTGGGTATTGTAGGGTACATTGGATATGATAGCTTAGCGAAAACAGCCCGCGGCGGGGAAATTATGTATAGCGAGCAGCTTATTCCAAATCAGTACATCAATGAAATCCGTACTGATAATCGTGCATTGGATTCTTATACAATTGAGCTGATGATGACTACTGTAGGTACGCGAAAAAGAGAGCTCAATGATCAAATTAAAAGAACATTACAAAATCAGGAAAATACTCTGAATCTGTTATCTAACACTAAACTTCCACCTGAACAAAAAAAGAAGCTTCAAACGGTACAAGACAATATGGTACAGCTTCGCAATGCACGCAGTGAAGCTATTAATTTCGCGATTCAAAACCGCAATGAGGAAGCCTATAATTTATTTCTCTCTCAGGTTTCTCCACTTCGCAGTGTAACAAACAAAGAATTAGAGACATTACAAAATCTAAATGCGACGCAAGCAAAAGTGATTCATGACCAAAATGAACAAGATCTTCAATCCACGAGTCAACTACTTTTATTTGTATCTATTGGAACTATTATTCTATTAATTTCTGTAGGTGTCGCCATTACTCTGTTTATTACCAAACCGATTCACGCTTTAAAAGATACTGCCTTACTAGCGGCAGATGGTGATTTCACTCATAAAAGCACATATCGAGCAAAAGATGAGATTGGTATTCTCACAAACGCCGTGAATCAAATGATGGACAATACGCGTGCAGTAATTGGGAAAGTAAATACAACCGCTGAACAAGTGGCAGCTTCCGCTGAAGAATTAAGTGCAAGCTCACAGCAAAGTACAAGCGCCAGCGAGCATATTTCAACACTCATGCAAGAACTTGCAAGCGGTGCAGCTTCACAAGTTGGCAACATTGAACATGGAAATCAAGTTATTAATGATATGATTTCATCAACCAATACGGTTCACTCTCACGTGACAAATGCTGTGGGCACTGTAGAAAAGACGGCTTCTATGTCGCTGCAAGGACGCTCAGCTATCACAAAAGTAAGCGAACAGATGATGTCTATTAATGAAAAGGTAAACGGTTTGAATTCCGTATTCAAAAGTTTAGCAGAACGCTCAGAGCAAATTGAACGCATTAACGAAGTAATTACAACCATTGCAAGCCAAACCAATTTGCTTGCTTTAAATGCAGCTATTGAAGCAGCTCGTGCGGGTGAGCATGGAAAAGGATTTGCAGTTGTCGCTTCAGAAGTCCGAAAATTAGCAGAACAATCTGCTCATTCTGCTGAACAAATCTCATCTCTCATTTCACTTATTCAGCGTGAAACATCTGAAACAACCGAATCAATTGAATCGGTATCAAACGAAGTAAAAGAAGGAATGAGTATTGCAACTGAAGCAGGTACATCGTTTACCACAATCAATGATGCAATTATGGACTTAGCAGCTCAAATTCAAGAAGTAACGGCGAGTATTGAAGAAGTATCAAACGGAACCACAGCAGTAACAAACTCTATCATTCAGGTGAAAGCCGTATCGGAACAAGCGGCTGGTAGCACGCAAAATGCATCCGCCGCCACACAACAACAACTCGCTTCAATGGAAGAGATTACGGATTCAGCTAACTCTCTTGCAGAGCTAGCTGGAGAACTCCAGGAATCCATTCGGCATTTCAAAGTATAA
- a CDS encoding sensor domain-containing diguanylate cyclase, which translates to MYNEGSFRFFFDNMKQLVFLMEVREDEFYYKNMNQSAIEIYGRELIGQPLKKLTNKVLYEYIVHYYQIVKETKEPTTYRDVNIFNKSKEAYETALTPIWDQEEQTMYILAVTSHINNQREKEENFALIESFLEHTSDTIIIFSADETVLRVNAAFEHMFGFNRSEVIGMKHSELPVLSKDVCYQSQTVPAKVRAGQSMTINEEMRITKDGQAIPVSINYSPIYNSRGEVVAYSSIYRDITPLKQLEAEVEKGKEKYKSLFTHHNSGVCIVDLNGQLIKVNEALEKMTGHSAEQLKSLSYHMLIKKFSVVFHTDKHSNIFDGETHRGEITMRNEGGEKMFVTYSIVPIVVDENVTGLFIVLQDHTKETEATMLLTKTMKDLENMKHALDESAIVVSVNKEGYVTYVNDMFVDISGYSEDEAIGSYYGDVGLNTEHEELLRTIRGGSVWRGEVANRNKYGQIYWVYKAVVPLKNLEGDIVEYISVHTDITERKHMENQLHFEAFHDGLTKLPNREMLYQNVNKAISKGTPGFVLLFLDCDNFKQINDTYGHQVGDEFLIKYSQHLQKTIRSTDAIYRLGGDEFIIVLQDTNPLKEDQVHKLIQRIQENLQKLWQVDKYELNVTTTIGVAMYPTDGTTVQELIECADIALYEGKRAGKNNVTLYDDEQLE; encoded by the coding sequence ATGTATAATGAAGGATCTTTTCGGTTTTTCTTTGATAATATGAAGCAACTTGTATTTTTAATGGAAGTAAGAGAAGACGAATTTTATTATAAAAATATGAACCAATCAGCTATTGAAATTTATGGACGAGAACTGATTGGACAGCCTCTAAAAAAGCTTACCAATAAAGTGTTATATGAGTATATTGTGCATTACTATCAAATTGTCAAAGAAACAAAAGAACCGACTACGTATCGAGACGTGAACATTTTTAACAAGAGTAAAGAAGCATATGAAACAGCATTAACGCCAATATGGGATCAAGAAGAGCAAACGATGTATATACTAGCTGTTACGAGTCACATCAATAACCAGCGTGAAAAAGAAGAAAATTTTGCTTTAATTGAATCATTTCTAGAACACACCTCCGATACCATCATCATCTTTTCAGCGGATGAAACCGTTTTACGTGTTAACGCAGCTTTTGAGCATATGTTTGGTTTCAATAGAAGCGAAGTAATTGGAATGAAGCATTCTGAACTTCCTGTCCTTTCAAAAGACGTTTGTTATCAATCTCAAACGGTTCCAGCAAAAGTTCGAGCAGGACAATCGATGACAATTAATGAAGAAATGAGAATCACAAAGGATGGACAAGCAATTCCTGTTTCGATTAACTATTCACCCATCTATAATTCTAGAGGAGAAGTTGTAGCATATTCGTCGATTTACCGTGACATTACACCTCTAAAGCAACTAGAAGCAGAGGTTGAAAAAGGAAAAGAAAAATATAAATCGCTTTTTACGCACCACAATAGCGGAGTGTGTATTGTTGATTTAAACGGACAGCTAATTAAAGTAAACGAGGCGCTCGAAAAAATGACCGGCCATTCCGCTGAGCAGCTAAAAAGTTTATCTTATCACATGCTTATTAAAAAATTTAGCGTTGTTTTTCATACAGATAAACATTCCAATATTTTTGACGGTGAAACCCATCGAGGCGAAATTACGATGCGCAATGAGGGTGGCGAAAAGATGTTTGTAACCTATAGTATTGTTCCAATCGTAGTGGACGAAAATGTAACCGGATTATTCATTGTTTTACAGGACCATACGAAAGAAACCGAGGCAACAATGCTGTTAACAAAAACGATGAAAGATCTTGAAAATATGAAGCACGCGTTAGATGAATCAGCCATTGTCGTTTCGGTAAATAAAGAAGGATACGTTACGTACGTCAATGATATGTTTGTGGATATATCCGGTTATTCAGAAGATGAGGCTATTGGTTCATACTATGGAGATGTGGGGCTTAACACTGAACACGAAGAGCTTCTTCGTACCATTCGAGGAGGAAGCGTGTGGCGCGGGGAAGTGGCTAATCGGAATAAATATGGTCAGATTTATTGGGTGTATAAAGCCGTGGTACCGTTGAAAAACCTTGAGGGTGATATCGTTGAGTATATTTCTGTGCATACGGATATTACTGAGCGCAAGCATATGGAAAACCAGCTCCATTTTGAAGCATTTCACGACGGGCTAACGAAACTTCCGAACCGTGAAATGCTTTACCAAAATGTAAACAAAGCCATTAGCAAAGGAACACCAGGATTCGTGTTGCTCTTCTTAGACTGCGATAACTTCAAGCAAATTAATGATACGTATGGCCATCAAGTAGGGGATGAGTTTTTAATTAAGTATTCCCAGCATTTACAAAAAACGATTCGCAGCACAGACGCTATTTATCGACTTGGCGGTGACGAATTTATCATCGTGCTTCAAGATACGAACCCACTAAAAGAAGATCAAGTGCATAAGCTTATCCAGCGTATTCAAGAGAACCTTCAAAAACTTTGGCAAGTAGATAAATATGAGCTTAACGTTACCACGACCATTGGAGTTGCGATGTATCCAACGGATGGCACTACGGTACAAGAGCTGATTGAATGCGCTGATATTGCTCTATACGAAGGAAAACGTGCTGGCAAAAATAACGTTACGCTATACGATGATGAACAGCTAGAATAG
- a CDS encoding NlpC/P60 family protein, whose protein sequence is MKPYKPLLVATLSAGLLTTPLSSLSSSPEHVEATETASALLTQKAKEMLGAPHATGGESLEEGFDSSGLVQYVWKQAINVKLPRTLLEQSKLGETISREEIKPGDLVFFSSQENGSITSVGIYVGNGEMIYPSPSKGSVIQQDFTNSSFWSPKFVTAKRITSSPEIAKEDPLVAEALKLIGTPYVFGSDSIEEGVDCSSFVQYVFEQAKGVYLPRSTDQQWKIGTEIPKEDMQVGDVIFFQDTYREGISHVGIYIGGNQFIHAKRSENVAIDYVSNSYWTSKFAGVRRFEGLSLPKEGPVVSIATKYIGEVPYLSGGTTPDGFDTGGFVQYVYKEALNVDLPRYGASQWNVGTPVEKENLQPGDIVFFKASTLNPAIYIGNDYVVHVTPSKGVTVTNIKADSYWAPKYYGAKRIRES, encoded by the coding sequence ATGAAACCCTATAAGCCTTTATTAGTTGCAACACTTAGCGCTGGCCTTTTAACTACACCGCTTTCTTCCCTTTCATCATCACCCGAACATGTAGAAGCTACTGAGACAGCATCAGCTCTACTTACACAAAAAGCAAAAGAAATGCTGGGTGCGCCTCATGCAACAGGAGGCGAATCGCTTGAAGAAGGGTTTGATAGTTCAGGACTCGTACAGTATGTTTGGAAGCAAGCGATTAATGTTAAGCTTCCACGTACATTACTAGAACAATCAAAGCTTGGCGAAACCATTTCTCGTGAAGAAATTAAGCCTGGTGACTTAGTATTTTTTAGCTCACAAGAAAATGGAAGCATAACAAGCGTAGGAATTTATGTAGGAAATGGTGAGATGATTTACCCTTCCCCTTCTAAAGGAAGCGTAATTCAGCAAGATTTCACAAATAGTTCGTTTTGGTCACCGAAGTTCGTGACCGCAAAACGAATTACGTCTTCACCTGAAATTGCTAAAGAAGATCCGCTCGTTGCAGAGGCTCTTAAGCTCATCGGAACACCTTATGTATTTGGCAGTGACTCTATTGAAGAAGGTGTGGACTGTTCAAGCTTTGTTCAGTATGTGTTTGAGCAAGCTAAAGGTGTTTACCTGCCACGCTCAACTGACCAGCAGTGGAAGATAGGAACTGAAATTCCTAAAGAAGATATGCAAGTTGGAGACGTTATTTTCTTTCAAGATACGTACCGCGAAGGTATCTCACACGTTGGAATTTACATTGGAGGCAATCAGTTTATTCACGCTAAGCGCAGTGAAAATGTCGCAATTGACTACGTTTCAAACAGCTACTGGACGTCTAAATTTGCGGGAGTTCGACGTTTTGAAGGATTATCCCTACCGAAAGAAGGGCCCGTTGTATCCATCGCTACAAAATATATCGGAGAAGTGCCTTACTTAAGCGGCGGGACAACTCCTGATGGATTTGATACAGGTGGATTTGTACAGTATGTGTATAAAGAAGCGTTAAACGTGGACTTGCCTCGCTACGGAGCAAGCCAATGGAACGTAGGGACACCAGTTGAGAAAGAAAACCTTCAACCTGGTGACATCGTATTTTTTAAAGCATCCACTTTAAATCCAGCTATTTATATCGGCAATGACTACGTTGTTCACGTCACACCCTCAAAAGGCGTAACCGTGACGAACATCAAGGCAGATAGCTATTGGGCACCTAAATACTACGGAGCAAAGCGTATCCGAGAAAGTTAA
- a CDS encoding methyl-accepting chemotaxis protein — protein MNILRNLKLSLKFFILLTIASISLIIVGTIGYLSTQFTARGSEIMYSEQLIPNSLVQQIQTNNRALDTFVLEMMVTKEPRRNGELNAQITSILRTQDKNVEKLKKIKMLPEQKKALASYEEKLNELRELRNQAIELATANKNDEAYELYTSEVAPVRSFANRYLATLQELNTQQAEVIYKQNQQDAKEATNLTVIVLGVSLLLLMTIGTFIARLIAQPIRELRTLALQAADGDFTVESTYKSKDEIGVLTNAFTDLIQNTQRVIHTTNMTSEQVAASSQQLSASAQQSTAASQHISSVMQELADGATQQASSVEQSLQVIENMAMSSSVVYDHIDKAAATAKEASDLSAEGSTVIQTVNTQMNSINDTVISLSTVFQSLAERSNEIERINEVITNIAGQTNLLALNAAIEAARAGEHGKGFAVVAAEVRKLAEQSAQSAEQISSLITLIQRETQQTTESIDSALEEVKEGMDVTTKAGTSFATINKTVTSLAAQIKEVTATVEQLSIGTAQVTQAIFEVNGVAEEAASSTQNAAAATEEQLASMEEITSSSTALASLAQELQESIQRFKV, from the coding sequence ATGAATATTCTTCGTAATTTAAAGCTTTCATTGAAATTTTTCATTTTACTTACCATAGCCTCTATTTCTCTCATCATTGTTGGAACAATTGGCTACTTGTCCACCCAATTTACTGCTCGTGGGTCTGAAATTATGTATTCGGAACAATTAATTCCAAATAGTCTTGTTCAACAAATCCAGACCAATAACCGTGCTCTTGATACGTTTGTTTTAGAAATGATGGTTACAAAGGAACCAAGGCGTAACGGAGAACTAAATGCTCAGATTACTAGCATCCTTCGCACGCAAGATAAGAACGTAGAAAAGCTTAAAAAGATTAAGATGTTACCAGAACAAAAAAAAGCATTAGCATCATATGAAGAAAAGCTTAATGAACTGCGTGAATTACGCAATCAGGCAATTGAGCTCGCCACTGCAAATAAAAATGATGAAGCATATGAATTATATACAAGCGAAGTAGCCCCTGTTCGTAGTTTTGCCAACCGCTATTTAGCAACGCTTCAAGAATTAAACACACAGCAAGCTGAAGTTATCTATAAACAAAATCAACAAGATGCTAAGGAAGCAACCAATTTAACAGTGATTGTGTTAGGTGTGTCTCTCCTTCTGTTAATGACTATCGGTACCTTTATCGCTCGTTTAATTGCACAGCCCATTCGTGAATTGCGTACATTAGCGTTACAAGCAGCGGACGGCGACTTTACTGTCGAAAGCACTTACAAATCAAAAGATGAAATTGGTGTTCTGACAAATGCATTCACAGATTTGATTCAAAATACTCAACGCGTCATTCACACTACCAATATGACGTCTGAACAGGTAGCAGCCTCTTCTCAGCAGCTTAGCGCCAGCGCTCAGCAAAGCACAGCAGCAAGTCAGCACATTTCAAGCGTGATGCAAGAATTAGCGGATGGTGCAACGCAACAAGCAAGCTCTGTTGAACAGTCACTGCAAGTTATTGAGAATATGGCAATGTCCTCAAGCGTTGTATATGATCATATAGACAAAGCAGCTGCAACAGCTAAAGAAGCCTCAGATCTATCTGCAGAAGGCAGTACAGTCATTCAAACGGTTAATACACAAATGAACTCAATTAACGATACGGTTATTAGTTTATCAACTGTTTTTCAAAGCTTAGCTGAGCGCTCAAACGAAATTGAGCGTATCAACGAAGTAATTACAAATATTGCTGGTCAGACAAATCTTCTGGCGTTAAATGCAGCAATTGAAGCTGCTCGTGCCGGTGAGCATGGGAAAGGATTTGCAGTTGTTGCCGCTGAGGTACGTAAGTTAGCAGAACAATCTGCTCAGTCCGCTGAGCAAATTTCATCGCTTATTACGCTTATCCAGCGTGAAACACAGCAAACAACCGAATCCATTGACTCCGCTTTAGAAGAAGTAAAAGAAGGTATGGACGTGACGACAAAAGCCGGTACATCGTTTGCCACGATTAACAAGACCGTAACCAGCTTAGCAGCTCAAATTAAAGAAGTGACCGCAACAGTCGAACAACTATCGATCGGTACTGCCCAGGTGACACAAGCTATATTCGAAGTAAACGGCGTTGCTGAAGAAGCAGCAAGCAGTACGCAAAATGCAGCTGCAGCAACCGAAGAGCAGCTCGCTTCAATGGAAGAAATCACTTCTTCTTCCACCGCTTTAGCAAGCCTTGCACAAGAACTTCAAGAATCAATTCAACGATTCAAAGTCTAG